Proteins encoded together in one Mauremys reevesii isolate NIE-2019 linkage group 11, ASM1616193v1, whole genome shotgun sequence window:
- the PSMD14 gene encoding 26S proteasome non-ATPase regulatory subunit 14 has product MDRLLRLGGGMPGLGQGPPTDAPAVDTAEQVYISSLALLKMLKHGRAGVPMEVMGLMLGEFVDDYTVRVIDVFAMPQSGTGVSVEAVDPVFQAKMLDMLKQTGRPEMVVGWYHSHPGFGCWLSGVDINTQQSFEALSERAVAVVVDPIQSVKGKVVIDAFRLINANMMVLGHEPRQTTSNLGHLNKPSIQALIHGLNRHYYSITINYRKNELEQKMLLNLHKKSWMEGLTLQDYSEHCKLNETVVKEMLELAKNYNKAVEEEDKMTPEQLAIKNVGKQDPKRHLEEHVDVLMTSNIVQCLAAMLDTVVFK; this is encoded by the exons GGGCCACCTACAGATGCTCCTGCAGTGGATACGGCAGAACAGGTTTATATCTCTTCCCTTGCACTGCTGAAA ATGTTGAAACATGGTCGTGCTGGTGTTCCTATGGAAGTTATGGGTCTGATGCTTGGAGAATTTGTTGATGATTATACCGTCAGAGTGATTGATGTGTTTGCTATGCCACAATCAGGAACA GGTGTCAGTGTAGAGGCAGTTGATCCTGTATTTCAAGCCAAAATGTTGGATATGCTAAAGCAGACAGGAAG GCCTGAGATGGTTGTTGGTTGGTATCATAGTCATCCTGGCTTTGGCTGTTGGCTGTCTGGTGTGGATATCAATACTCAGCAGAGCTTTGAAGCTCTATCGGAAAGAGCTGTAGCTGTGGTGGTGGATCCTATCCAGAGCGTAAAAGGAAAG GTTGTTATTGATGCCTTCAGATTGATCAATGCTAATATGATGGTCTTGGGACATGAACCAAGACAAACAACTTCAAATCTGGGTCACTTAAACAAGCCATCTATCCAG GCTCTAattcatggactgaacagacatTATTACTCCATTACTATCAACTATAGGAAGAATGAACTAGAACAGAAG ATGTTGTTAAATTTGCATAAGAAGAGTTGGATGGAAGGTTTGACACTTCAGGACTATAGTGAACATTGCAAACTCAATGAAACAGTAGTGAAAGAGATGCTGGAGTTAGCTAAGAATTATAACAAG GCTGTGGAAGAAGAAGATAAGATGACACCTGAACAGCTGGCAATAAAAAATGTTGGCAAGCAG gATCCCAAACGTCATTTAGAAGAACATGTGGATGTGCTGATGACCTCGAATATTGTCCAGTGTTTAGCAGCAATGTTGGATACAGTTGTATTTAAATAA
- the TBR1 gene encoding T-box brain protein 1 isoform X1 has translation MQLEHCLSPSIMLSKKFLNVSSSYPHAGGSELALHDHPIISTTDNLERSSPLKKISRGMTNQSDTDNFPDSKDTPGDVQRNKLSPVLDGVSELRHSFDGSAADRYLLSQSSQPQSAAAAPSTMFPYPSQHGPAHPAFSIASPSRYMAHHPVITNGAYNSLLSNSSPQGYPTAGYPYPQQYGHSYQGTPFYQFSSTQPGLVPGKAQVYLCNRPLWLKFHRHQTEMIITKQGRRMFPFLSFNISGLDPTAHYNIFVDVILADPNHWRFQGGKWVPCGKADTNVQGNRVYMHPDSPNTGAHWMRQEISFGKLKLTNNKGASNNNGQMVVLQSLHKYQPRLHVVEVNEDGTEDTNQPGRVQTFTFPETQFIAVTAYQNTDITQLKIDHNPFAKGFRDNYDTIYTGCDMDRLTPSPNDSPRSQIVPGARYAMAGSFLQDQFVSNYAKSRFHPGAGAGPGPGSDRSVPHTNGLLSPQQAEDPGAPSPQRWFVTPANNRLDFAASAYDTATDFAGNAATLLSYAAAGVKALPLQAAGCTGRPLGYYTDPSGWGARSPPQYCSKSSSMLSCWPNSAAAARMATSNPYLGEEADSLVTERSPLPGAEDSKPKDLSDSSWIETPSSIKSIDSTDSGIYEQAKRRRISPSDTPVSESSSPLKSEVLTQRDCEKNCAKDIGYYGFYSHS, from the exons ATGCAGCTGGAGCATTGTCTTTCTCCCTCTATCATGCTCTCCAAGAAATTTCTCAATGTGAGCAGCAGTTACCCACATGCAGGCGGATCTGAGCTTGCCTTGCATGATCATCCCATTATCTCGACCACTGACAACCTGGAGAGAAGTTCACCTCTGAAAAAAATTTCCAGGGGGATGACGAATCAGTCAGATACAGACAATTTTCCTGACTCCAAGGACACACCAGGGGACGTCCAGAGAAATAAACTCTCTCCCGTCTTGGACGGGGTCTCGGAGCTTCGTCACAGTTTCGATGGATCTGCTGCAGATCGCTATCTGCTCTCTCAGTCCAGCCAACCCCAGTCCGCTGCCGCTGCTCCTAGTACCATGTTCCCTTACCCCAGCCAGCATGGACCCGCTCACCCAGCCTTTTCCATCGCCAGTCCAAGCCGCTACATGGCTCACCATCCTGTGATCACCAATGGAGCTTACAACAGCCTCCTGTCCAACTCTTCTCCACAAGGTTACCCAACGGCAGGCTACCCTTATCCCCagcagtatggccattcctacCAAGGGACGCCTTTCTACCAGTTCTCCTCCACCCAGCCGGGGCTGGTGCCCGGCAAAGCTCAGGTCTACCTGTGCAACAGGCCACTCTGGCTGAAATTTCACCGGCACCAGACAGAGATGATCATCACCAAACAAGGAAG GCGCATGTTCCCTTTCCTAAGTTTTAATATTTCTGGTCTCGATCCCACGGCTCATTACAATATTTTTGTGGATGTAATTCTGGCCGATCCCAACCACTGGAGATTTCAAGGAGGCAAATGGGTTCCTTGCGGCAAGGCGGACACCAATGTACAAG GAAACCGAGTGTACATGCACCCCGATTCCCCCAACACAGGAGCCCACTGGATGCGTCAGGAAATCTCTTTTGGGAAATTAAAACTTACAAACAATAAAGGAGCATCAAACAACAACGGGCAG ATGGTGGTCTTGCAGTCCTTGCACAAGTACCAGCCCCGTTTGCATGTGGTGGAGGTGAACGAAGACGGGACGGAGGATACTAACCAGCCGGGCAGAGTGCAGACTTTCACCTTCCCGGAGACTCAGTTCATAGCCGTCACCGCCTATCAGAACACCGAT ATTACACAATTGAAAATAGATCACAACCCTTTTGCAAAAGGCTTTCGAGACAATTATGATAC GATCTACACGGGCTGCGACATGGACCGGCTCACGCCTTCCCCCAATGACTCTCCCCGCTCGCAGATCGTGCCCGGGGCCCGCTACGCCATGGCGGGCTCCTTCCTGCAGGACCAGTTCGTGAGTAACTACGCCAAGTCCCGCTTCCACCCCGGCGCTGGCGCTGGCCCGGGACCAGGCAGCGACCGCAGCGTGCCGCACACCAACGGGCTGCTCTCTCCACAGCAAGCCGAGGACCCCGGGGCCCCGTCTCCGCAGCGCTGGTTTGTCACCCCGGCCAACAACCGCTTAGATTTCGCGGCCTCCGCTTACGACACGGCCACTGACTTTGCTGGCAATGCCGCCACCCTGCTGTCCTATGCAGCGGCCGGGGTcaaggcgctgcccctgcaggcGGCTGGTTGCACTGGGCGGCCGCTGGGCTACTACACTGACCCTTCGGGATGGGGGGCGCGCAGCCCCCCGCAGTACTGCAGCAAATCCAGCTCCATGCTCTCCTGCTGGCCCAACAGTGCAGCCGCTGCCCGGATGGCCACCAGCAACCCTTACCTaggggaggaggcggatagcCTGGTCACCGAGAGATCCCCCTTGCCGGGCGCTGAGGACTCCAAGCCCAAAGACTTGTCTGACTCCAGCTGGATCGAGACCCCCTCGTCCATTAAATCCATTGATTCCACCGATTCTGGGATTTACGAGCAGGCCAAGAGGAGGCGGATCTCGCCCTCTGACACCCCGGTGTCGGAGAGCTCCTCTCCCCTCAAGAGCGAAGTGCTGACCCAAAGGGACTGTGAAAAGAACTGCGCCAAGGACATCGGCTACTATGGCTTCTACTCCCACAGCTAG
- the TBR1 gene encoding T-box brain protein 1 isoform X2, which yields MQLEHCLSPSIMLSKKFLNVSSSYPHAGGSELALHDHPIISTTDNLERSSPLKKISRGMTNQSDTDNFPDSKDTPGDVQRNKLSPVLDGVSELRHSFDGSAADRYLLSQSSQPQSAAAAPSTMFPYPSQHGPAHPAFSIASPSRYMAHHPVITNGAYNSLLSNSSPQGYPTAGYPYPQQYGHSYQGTPFYQFSSTQPGLVPGKAQVYLCNRPLWLKFHRHQTEMIITKQGRRMFPFLSFNISGLDPTAHYNIFVDVILADPNHWRFQGGKWVPCGKADTNVQGNRVYMHPDSPNTGAHWMRQEISFGKLKLTNNKGASNNNGQMVVLQSLHKYQPRLHVVEVNEDGTEDTNQPGRVQTFTFPETQFIAVTAYQNTDITQLKIDHNPFAKGFRDNYDTIYTGCDMDRLTPSPNDSPRSQIVPGARYAMAGSFLQDQFQAEDPGAPSPQRWFVTPANNRLDFAASAYDTATDFAGNAATLLSYAAAGVKALPLQAAGCTGRPLGYYTDPSGWGARSPPQYCSKSSSMLSCWPNSAAAARMATSNPYLGEEADSLVTERSPLPGAEDSKPKDLSDSSWIETPSSIKSIDSTDSGIYEQAKRRRISPSDTPVSESSSPLKSEVLTQRDCEKNCAKDIGYYGFYSHS from the exons ATGCAGCTGGAGCATTGTCTTTCTCCCTCTATCATGCTCTCCAAGAAATTTCTCAATGTGAGCAGCAGTTACCCACATGCAGGCGGATCTGAGCTTGCCTTGCATGATCATCCCATTATCTCGACCACTGACAACCTGGAGAGAAGTTCACCTCTGAAAAAAATTTCCAGGGGGATGACGAATCAGTCAGATACAGACAATTTTCCTGACTCCAAGGACACACCAGGGGACGTCCAGAGAAATAAACTCTCTCCCGTCTTGGACGGGGTCTCGGAGCTTCGTCACAGTTTCGATGGATCTGCTGCAGATCGCTATCTGCTCTCTCAGTCCAGCCAACCCCAGTCCGCTGCCGCTGCTCCTAGTACCATGTTCCCTTACCCCAGCCAGCATGGACCCGCTCACCCAGCCTTTTCCATCGCCAGTCCAAGCCGCTACATGGCTCACCATCCTGTGATCACCAATGGAGCTTACAACAGCCTCCTGTCCAACTCTTCTCCACAAGGTTACCCAACGGCAGGCTACCCTTATCCCCagcagtatggccattcctacCAAGGGACGCCTTTCTACCAGTTCTCCTCCACCCAGCCGGGGCTGGTGCCCGGCAAAGCTCAGGTCTACCTGTGCAACAGGCCACTCTGGCTGAAATTTCACCGGCACCAGACAGAGATGATCATCACCAAACAAGGAAG GCGCATGTTCCCTTTCCTAAGTTTTAATATTTCTGGTCTCGATCCCACGGCTCATTACAATATTTTTGTGGATGTAATTCTGGCCGATCCCAACCACTGGAGATTTCAAGGAGGCAAATGGGTTCCTTGCGGCAAGGCGGACACCAATGTACAAG GAAACCGAGTGTACATGCACCCCGATTCCCCCAACACAGGAGCCCACTGGATGCGTCAGGAAATCTCTTTTGGGAAATTAAAACTTACAAACAATAAAGGAGCATCAAACAACAACGGGCAG ATGGTGGTCTTGCAGTCCTTGCACAAGTACCAGCCCCGTTTGCATGTGGTGGAGGTGAACGAAGACGGGACGGAGGATACTAACCAGCCGGGCAGAGTGCAGACTTTCACCTTCCCGGAGACTCAGTTCATAGCCGTCACCGCCTATCAGAACACCGAT ATTACACAATTGAAAATAGATCACAACCCTTTTGCAAAAGGCTTTCGAGACAATTATGATAC GATCTACACGGGCTGCGACATGGACCGGCTCACGCCTTCCCCCAATGACTCTCCCCGCTCGCAGATCGTGCCCGGGGCCCGCTACGCCATGGCGGGCTCCTTCCTGCAGGACCAGTTC CAAGCCGAGGACCCCGGGGCCCCGTCTCCGCAGCGCTGGTTTGTCACCCCGGCCAACAACCGCTTAGATTTCGCGGCCTCCGCTTACGACACGGCCACTGACTTTGCTGGCAATGCCGCCACCCTGCTGTCCTATGCAGCGGCCGGGGTcaaggcgctgcccctgcaggcGGCTGGTTGCACTGGGCGGCCGCTGGGCTACTACACTGACCCTTCGGGATGGGGGGCGCGCAGCCCCCCGCAGTACTGCAGCAAATCCAGCTCCATGCTCTCCTGCTGGCCCAACAGTGCAGCCGCTGCCCGGATGGCCACCAGCAACCCTTACCTaggggaggaggcggatagcCTGGTCACCGAGAGATCCCCCTTGCCGGGCGCTGAGGACTCCAAGCCCAAAGACTTGTCTGACTCCAGCTGGATCGAGACCCCCTCGTCCATTAAATCCATTGATTCCACCGATTCTGGGATTTACGAGCAGGCCAAGAGGAGGCGGATCTCGCCCTCTGACACCCCGGTGTCGGAGAGCTCCTCTCCCCTCAAGAGCGAAGTGCTGACCCAAAGGGACTGTGAAAAGAACTGCGCCAAGGACATCGGCTACTATGGCTTCTACTCCCACAGCTAG
- the TBR1 gene encoding T-box brain protein 1 isoform X3 — MQLEHCLSPSIMLSKKFLNVSSSYPHAGGSELALHDHPIISTTDNLERSSPLKKISRGMTNQSDTDNFPDSKDTPGDVQRNKLSPVLDGVSELRHSFDGSAADRYLLSQSSQPQSAAAAPSTMFPYPSQHGPAHPAFSIASPSRYMAHHPVITNGAYNSLLSNSSPQGYPTAGYPYPQQYGHSYQGTPFYQFSSTQPGLVPGKAQVYLCNRPLWLKFHRHQTEMIITKQGRRMFPFLSFNISGLDPTAHYNIFVDVILADPNHWRFQGGKWVPCGKADTNVQGNRVYMHPDSPNTGAHWMRQEISFGKLKLTNNKGASNNNGQMVVLQSLHKYQPRLHVVEVNEDGTEDTNQPGRVQTFTFPETQFIAVTAYQNTDITQLKIDHNPFAKGFRDNYDTYDPRLRP; from the exons ATGCAGCTGGAGCATTGTCTTTCTCCCTCTATCATGCTCTCCAAGAAATTTCTCAATGTGAGCAGCAGTTACCCACATGCAGGCGGATCTGAGCTTGCCTTGCATGATCATCCCATTATCTCGACCACTGACAACCTGGAGAGAAGTTCACCTCTGAAAAAAATTTCCAGGGGGATGACGAATCAGTCAGATACAGACAATTTTCCTGACTCCAAGGACACACCAGGGGACGTCCAGAGAAATAAACTCTCTCCCGTCTTGGACGGGGTCTCGGAGCTTCGTCACAGTTTCGATGGATCTGCTGCAGATCGCTATCTGCTCTCTCAGTCCAGCCAACCCCAGTCCGCTGCCGCTGCTCCTAGTACCATGTTCCCTTACCCCAGCCAGCATGGACCCGCTCACCCAGCCTTTTCCATCGCCAGTCCAAGCCGCTACATGGCTCACCATCCTGTGATCACCAATGGAGCTTACAACAGCCTCCTGTCCAACTCTTCTCCACAAGGTTACCCAACGGCAGGCTACCCTTATCCCCagcagtatggccattcctacCAAGGGACGCCTTTCTACCAGTTCTCCTCCACCCAGCCGGGGCTGGTGCCCGGCAAAGCTCAGGTCTACCTGTGCAACAGGCCACTCTGGCTGAAATTTCACCGGCACCAGACAGAGATGATCATCACCAAACAAGGAAG GCGCATGTTCCCTTTCCTAAGTTTTAATATTTCTGGTCTCGATCCCACGGCTCATTACAATATTTTTGTGGATGTAATTCTGGCCGATCCCAACCACTGGAGATTTCAAGGAGGCAAATGGGTTCCTTGCGGCAAGGCGGACACCAATGTACAAG GAAACCGAGTGTACATGCACCCCGATTCCCCCAACACAGGAGCCCACTGGATGCGTCAGGAAATCTCTTTTGGGAAATTAAAACTTACAAACAATAAAGGAGCATCAAACAACAACGGGCAG ATGGTGGTCTTGCAGTCCTTGCACAAGTACCAGCCCCGTTTGCATGTGGTGGAGGTGAACGAAGACGGGACGGAGGATACTAACCAGCCGGGCAGAGTGCAGACTTTCACCTTCCCGGAGACTCAGTTCATAGCCGTCACCGCCTATCAGAACACCGAT ATTACACAATTGAAAATAGATCACAACCCTTTTGCAAAAGGCTTTCGAGACAATTATGATAC